A window of the Streptomyces sp. JB150 genome harbors these coding sequences:
- the glmS gene encoding glutamine--fructose-6-phosphate transaminase (isomerizing): MCGIVGYIGKRDVAPLLLEGLQRLEYRGYDSAGIVVTSPKAAGLKMVKAKGRVRDLEAKVPARFKGTTGIAHTRWATHGAPSDVNAHPHLDAGGKVAVVHNGIIDNASDLRRKLEADGVEFLSETDTEVLVHLIARSQAEKLEDKVRETLRLIEGTYGIAVLHADFPDRIVVARNGSPVVLGIGEKEMFVASDIAALVTHTRQIVTLDDGEMATLKADDFRTYTTEGTRTTAEPTTVEWEAASYDMGGHDTYMHKEIHEQAEAVDRVLRGRIDDRFSTVHLGGLNLDAREARRIRRVKILGCGTSYHAGMIGAQMIEELARIPADAEPASEFRYRNAVVDPDTLYIAVSQSGETYDVLAAVQELKRKGARVLGIVNVVGSAIAREADGGIYVHAGPEVCVVSTKCFTNTCVAFALLALHLGRTRDLSVRDGKRIIEGLRKLPGQIAEIMQQEAEIEKLAKAYADARSMLFIGRVRGYPVAREASLKLKEVSYIHAEAYPASELKHGPLALIEPALPTVAIVPDDDLLEKNRAAMEEIKARSGKILAVAHQEQEKADQTIIVPKNEDELDPILMGIPLQLLAYHTALSLGRDIDKPRNLAKSVTVE; encoded by the coding sequence ATGTGCGGAATCGTCGGATACATCGGCAAGCGGGACGTGGCACCCCTGCTCCTCGAAGGCCTCCAGCGCCTGGAGTACCGGGGCTATGACTCGGCCGGCATCGTCGTGACCTCCCCCAAGGCCGCCGGCCTGAAGATGGTCAAGGCCAAGGGCCGCGTACGCGACCTGGAGGCCAAGGTCCCGGCCCGCTTCAAGGGCACCACGGGCATCGCCCACACCCGCTGGGCCACCCACGGCGCCCCCTCCGACGTGAACGCCCACCCGCACCTGGACGCCGGGGGCAAGGTCGCCGTCGTCCACAACGGCATCATCGACAACGCCTCCGACCTGCGCCGCAAGCTGGAGGCGGACGGCGTCGAGTTCCTCTCCGAGACCGACACCGAGGTCCTCGTCCACCTGATCGCCCGCTCGCAGGCCGAGAAGCTGGAGGACAAGGTCCGCGAGACCCTGCGCCTCATCGAGGGCACCTACGGCATCGCCGTCCTGCACGCCGACTTCCCGGACCGCATCGTCGTCGCCCGCAACGGCTCGCCGGTCGTCCTCGGCATCGGCGAGAAGGAGATGTTCGTCGCCTCGGACATCGCCGCCCTGGTCACCCACACGCGGCAGATAGTGACCCTGGACGACGGCGAGATGGCCACGCTGAAGGCCGACGACTTCCGTACGTACACCACGGAGGGCACCCGGACCACGGCCGAGCCGACCACCGTGGAGTGGGAGGCCGCCTCCTACGACATGGGCGGCCACGACACCTACATGCACAAGGAGATCCACGAGCAGGCCGAGGCCGTGGACCGCGTGCTGCGCGGCCGGATCGACGACCGCTTCTCCACCGTGCACCTCGGCGGCCTCAACCTGGACGCCCGCGAGGCCCGCCGGATCCGCCGGGTGAAGATCCTCGGCTGCGGCACCTCGTACCACGCGGGCATGATCGGCGCCCAGATGATCGAGGAGCTGGCCCGCATCCCCGCGGACGCCGAGCCGGCCTCCGAGTTCCGCTACCGCAACGCGGTCGTCGACCCGGACACCCTGTACATCGCCGTCTCCCAGTCCGGTGAGACGTACGACGTCCTCGCCGCCGTCCAGGAGCTGAAGCGCAAGGGCGCCCGGGTGCTGGGCATCGTGAACGTGGTGGGCTCCGCCATCGCCCGCGAGGCCGACGGCGGCATCTACGTGCACGCGGGCCCCGAGGTCTGCGTGGTCTCCACCAAGTGCTTCACCAACACCTGCGTCGCCTTCGCCCTGCTCGCCCTGCACCTCGGCCGCACCCGCGACCTCTCCGTGCGCGACGGCAAGCGGATCATCGAGGGCCTGCGCAAGCTGCCCGGCCAGATCGCCGAGATCATGCAGCAGGAGGCGGAGATCGAGAAGCTGGCCAAGGCCTACGCCGACGCCCGCTCGATGCTCTTCATCGGCCGCGTCCGGGGCTACCCGGTCGCCCGCGAGGCCTCCCTGAAGCTCAAGGAGGTCTCCTACATCCACGCCGAGGCCTACCCGGCCTCCGAGCTGAAGCACGGCCCGCTGGCCCTGATCGAGCCGGCCCTCCCCACGGTCGCGATCGTCCCCGACGACGACCTGCTGGAGAAGAACCGCGCCGCCATGGAGGAGATCAAGGCACGCAGCGGCAAGATCCTCGCGGTCGCCCACCAGGAGCAGGAGAAGGCCGACCAGACCATCATCGTCCCCAAGAACGAGGACGAACTCGACCCGATCCTCATGGGCATCCCCCTCCAACTCCTCGCCTACCACACGGCCTTGTCCCTGGGCCGCGACATCGACAAGCCGAGGAACCTGGCCAAGTCGGTGACGGTGGAGTAG
- the orn gene encoding oligoribonuclease, with product MNDRMVWIDCEMTGLSLSDDALIEVAALVTDSELNVLGEGVDIVIRPPERALETMPEVVREMHTASGLLAELPNGTTLADAEEQVLAYIREHVKEPGKAPLCGNSVGTDRGFLLRDMPTLEDYLHYRIVDVSSIKELARRWYPRAYFNSPEKNGNHRALADIRESIAELRYYREAIFVPQPGPDSDTAKTIAAKHVLPAQQG from the coding sequence ATGAACGATCGCATGGTGTGGATCGACTGCGAGATGACCGGCCTCTCGCTGTCCGACGACGCGCTCATCGAGGTGGCCGCCCTCGTCACCGACTCGGAGCTGAACGTGCTCGGCGAGGGTGTGGACATCGTCATCCGTCCGCCGGAGCGGGCGCTGGAGACGATGCCGGAGGTGGTGCGGGAGATGCACACCGCGTCCGGGCTGCTCGCGGAGCTCCCGAACGGTACGACGCTGGCGGACGCCGAGGAGCAGGTCCTCGCGTACATCCGCGAGCACGTCAAGGAACCGGGCAAGGCCCCGCTGTGCGGCAACTCGGTCGGCACGGACCGCGGCTTCCTCCTGCGGGACATGCCGACCCTGGAGGACTACCTCCACTACCGGATCGTCGACGTCTCGTCGATCAAGGAGCTGGCGCGCCGCTGGTACCCCCGGGCCTACTTCAACAGTCCGGAGAAGAACGGCAACCACCGCGCCCTCGCCGACATCCGCGAGTCCATCGCCGAGCTGCGCTACTACCGCGAGGCGATCTTCGTCCCCCAGCCCGGACCCGACTCGGACACCGCGAAGACGATCGCCGCCAAGCACGTCCTCCCTGCTCAGCAGGGCTGA
- a CDS encoding helix-turn-helix domain-containing protein, whose amino-acid sequence MSHDSTAAPDAAARKLSGRRRKEIVAVLLFSGGPIFESSIPLSVFGIDRQDAGVPRYRLLVCAGEEGPLRTTGGLELTAPHGLEAISRAGTVVVPAWRSITSPPPEEALDALRRAHEEGARIVGLCTGAFVLAAAGLLDGRPATTHWMYAPTLAKRYPSVHVDPRELFVDDGDVLTSAGTAAGIDLCLHIVRTDHGNEAAGALARRLVVPPRRSGGQERYLDRSLPEEIGADPLAEVVAWALEHLHEQFDVETLAARAYMSRRTFDRRFRSLTGSAPLQWLITQRVLQAQRLLETSDYSVDEVAGRCGFRSPVALRGHFRRQLGSSPAAYRAAYRARRPQGEKQTDPETTPAQNSSGLGMGAGQQGPGGAGQSGHAAAHHHQDHPVPLQARRTAAASAVGSSASMPADHRDAYVPSRVGLPGQRSGT is encoded by the coding sequence ATGAGCCACGACTCCACTGCCGCGCCGGACGCCGCGGCCCGGAAGCTCTCCGGGCGACGCCGCAAGGAGATCGTCGCGGTGCTGCTGTTCAGCGGCGGCCCCATCTTCGAGAGTTCCATACCGCTGTCGGTGTTCGGGATCGACCGCCAGGACGCCGGCGTGCCGCGCTACCGCCTGCTGGTCTGCGCCGGCGAGGAAGGTCCGCTGCGGACCACGGGGGGACTGGAACTCACCGCACCGCATGGCCTGGAGGCGATATCGCGGGCGGGCACGGTCGTCGTGCCGGCCTGGCGGTCGATCACCTCGCCGCCGCCGGAGGAAGCGCTCGACGCACTGCGCCGGGCGCACGAGGAAGGCGCCCGCATCGTCGGGCTGTGCACCGGCGCCTTCGTCCTCGCCGCGGCAGGCCTGCTGGACGGCCGTCCCGCGACCACACACTGGATGTACGCGCCGACGCTGGCCAAGCGCTATCCGTCGGTGCACGTGGATCCGCGCGAACTCTTCGTCGACGACGGAGACGTCCTGACGTCGGCGGGCACCGCGGCCGGCATCGATCTGTGTCTGCACATCGTGCGGACCGACCACGGCAACGAGGCGGCCGGGGCCCTGGCCCGCCGTCTGGTGGTGCCGCCGCGCCGGAGCGGAGGCCAGGAACGCTACCTGGACCGCTCTTTACCGGAGGAGATCGGCGCCGACCCGCTCGCCGAGGTCGTCGCCTGGGCGCTGGAACACCTCCACGAGCAGTTCGACGTGGAGACGCTGGCGGCCCGCGCGTACATGAGCCGGCGCACCTTCGACCGCCGGTTCCGGTCGCTGACGGGGAGCGCCCCGCTCCAGTGGCTGATCACCCAGCGGGTGCTCCAGGCGCAACGCCTGCTGGAGACGTCGGACTACTCGGTGGACGAGGTGGCGGGCCGCTGCGGCTTCCGCTCCCCCGTCGCGCTGCGCGGCCACTTCCGCCGTCAGCTCGGCTCGTCCCCGGCGGCGTACCGCGCCGCGTACCGGGCGCGCCGGCCGCAGGGCGAGAAGCAGACGGACCCGGAGACCACGCCGGCGCAGAACTCGTCCGGTCTGGGCATGGGCGCCGGTCAGCAGGGTCCGGGCGGCGCCGGCCAGTCCGGGCACGCCGCCGCCCACCACCACCAGGACCACCCGGTCCCGCTCCAGGCGCGCCGCACGGCGGCCGCGAGCGCGGTGGGCTCCTCCGCGTCGATGCCGGCGGACCACCGCGACGCGTATGTGCCGTCCCGCGTCGGCCTGCCGGGCCAGCGCAGCGGAACGTGA
- a CDS encoding LacI family DNA-binding transcriptional regulator produces the protein MASHGARGRSGGRPTLEEVAARAGVGRGTVSRVINGSPRVSDATRAAVEAAVAELGYVPNTAARALAANRTDAIALVVPEPETRFFAEPYFSDMLRGVGAELSDTEMQLLLIFAGSDRERRRLAQYLAAHRVDGVLLVSVHADDPLPDLLAQLEIPAVISGPRSAAETLTSVDSDNYGGARSAVEHLLSRGRARIAHITGRLDVYGAQRRVDGYRDALTDAGHEVDESLIEPGDFTEEGGRRAMAELLSRHPDLDAVFAASDVTAAGARHALREAGRHIPDDVALVGYDDSAIARHMDPPLTSVRQPIQEMGRRMIGLLLDEIADRRPAVSRGLERRQVVLATELVERASS, from the coding sequence ATGGCAAGCCACGGAGCGCGCGGTCGCAGCGGCGGGCGGCCGACCCTGGAGGAGGTCGCGGCACGCGCCGGAGTCGGCCGCGGCACGGTCTCCCGGGTCATCAACGGCTCTCCCCGGGTCAGCGACGCGACCCGCGCGGCGGTGGAGGCGGCGGTCGCCGAACTCGGCTACGTCCCCAACACGGCCGCCCGCGCCCTCGCCGCCAACCGCACCGACGCCATCGCGCTCGTCGTCCCCGAGCCGGAGACCCGCTTCTTCGCGGAACCGTACTTCTCGGACATGCTGCGCGGTGTCGGCGCGGAACTCTCCGACACCGAGATGCAGCTGCTGCTGATCTTCGCGGGCAGCGACCGCGAGCGCCGCCGGCTCGCCCAGTACCTCGCCGCCCACCGCGTCGACGGCGTCCTCCTCGTCTCGGTCCACGCCGACGACCCGCTGCCCGACCTCCTGGCGCAGCTGGAGATCCCCGCGGTGATCAGCGGCCCCCGCTCCGCGGCGGAGACCCTGACCTCGGTCGACTCAGACAACTACGGCGGCGCCCGCTCCGCCGTCGAGCACCTGCTGTCCCGCGGCCGCGCCCGCATCGCCCACATCACCGGCCGCCTCGACGTCTACGGCGCCCAGCGCCGCGTCGACGGCTACCGCGACGCCCTCACCGACGCCGGCCACGAGGTGGACGAGAGCCTGATCGAACCCGGCGACTTCACGGAGGAAGGCGGCCGGCGCGCGATGGCCGAGCTCCTCTCCCGCCACCCCGACCTGGACGCCGTCTTCGCGGCCTCCGACGTCACCGCGGCGGGCGCCCGCCACGCCCTGCGCGAGGCCGGCCGCCACATCCCCGACGACGTCGCCCTCGTCGGCTACGACGACTCCGCCATCGCCCGCCACATGGACCCGCCCCTCACCAGCGTCCGCCAGCCCATCCAGGAGATGGGCCGCCGCATGATCGGCCTCCTCCTCGACGAGATCGCGGACCGCAGGCCGGCGGTGTCCCGGGGGCTGGAGCGGCGACAGGTGGTGCTGGCGACGGAACTGGTGGAGCGGGCTTCTTCCTGA
- a CDS encoding universal stress protein, translating to MAGHEFFEPADRKRPVADPTAAEPLAAEEARHACDPAFKHGVVVGFDGSTSSERALAYAIGMAQRSRSGLIIVHVANRLPTTVWAGCEPPVFVDVPDHRTEVLGLELACADYLAEVPWILVERGGDICHELEEVGREYEADAIVVGSTHGIVGRIFGSVAGRLAKRAKRPVVVIP from the coding sequence ATGGCCGGTCACGAATTCTTCGAACCCGCGGACCGCAAGCGGCCCGTCGCCGATCCCACGGCGGCCGAGCCCCTGGCGGCGGAAGAGGCGCGCCACGCGTGCGACCCCGCCTTCAAGCACGGCGTCGTCGTCGGCTTCGACGGCTCCACGTCCAGTGAGCGCGCCCTGGCGTACGCGATCGGCATGGCCCAGCGTTCCCGGTCCGGCCTGATCATCGTCCATGTGGCCAACCGGCTGCCGACCACGGTGTGGGCGGGCTGCGAGCCGCCCGTCTTCGTCGATGTCCCCGACCACCGCACCGAGGTGCTGGGTCTGGAGCTGGCCTGCGCGGACTATCTCGCCGAGGTGCCCTGGATCCTGGTCGAGCGCGGCGGCGACATCTGTCACGAACTGGAAGAAGTCGGGCGGGAGTACGAGGCGGACGCGATCGTCGTCGGCTCCACGCACGGCATCGTCGGCCGGATCTTCGGCTCGGTCGCCGGACGGCTGGCCAAGCGGGCGAAGCGCCCCGTCGTCGTGATCCCGTAA
- a CDS encoding beta-N-acetylhexosaminidase, which produces MGGLFHRFRPEGSAGDGPAGEWSIPIPTKGARVRRHRLHLPGSLHLLGSLLLVAATGLFTSGAAPAPAPVEPRPLAQVIPAPASVTEAGPPYRITGTTGIRVGDSPAARAAGEYLADLLRPATGYPLPVTRHGAGGIRLRLAHDGPYGAEGYRLDSGPAGITLTAARPAGLFHGVQTLRQLLPAAVEEDTVQPGPWPVAGGTIRDTPRYPWRGAMLDVARHFFTVDEVKRYVDRLALYKFNKLHLHLSDDQGWRIAVDSWPRLAEYGGSTEVGGGPGGHYTKEQYREIVRYAAARHLEVVPEIDMPGHTHAALASYAELNCDGVAPPLYTGTAVGFSSLCVPKEVTYDFVDDVIRELAALTPGRYLHIGGDEAHSTSHADYARFMERVQPVVARYGKTVVGWHQLTGASPARGALAQYWGLDRTSDEEKAEVAKAARSGTGIILSPADRVYLDMKYDRTTPLGLSWAGYVEVKRSYDWDPGSYLPGVPQDAVRGVEAPLWTETIENSAHIDHMAFPRLPGVAELGWSPAATHDWEDYRTRLAAQAPRWDALGIGYHRSPQVDWPAA; this is translated from the coding sequence ATGGGGGGATTGTTTCACCGGTTCCGCCCGGAGGGTTCTGCCGGAGACGGGCCTGCGGGAGAGTGGTCTATACCCATTCCGACGAAGGGAGCGCGTGTGAGACGGCACAGACTGCACCTTCCCGGTTCCCTGCACCTTCTCGGTTCCCTGCTCCTGGTCGCGGCGACCGGCCTCTTCACCTCCGGCGCGGCCCCGGCGCCCGCACCGGTCGAGCCCAGGCCGCTCGCCCAGGTGATCCCGGCCCCCGCCTCGGTCACCGAGGCCGGACCCCCGTACCGCATCACCGGCACCACCGGCATCCGTGTCGGCGACTCCCCTGCGGCCCGCGCGGCCGGCGAGTACCTCGCGGACCTGCTGCGGCCCGCCACCGGCTACCCGCTGCCCGTCACCCGCCACGGCGCCGGCGGCATCCGGCTGCGCCTCGCCCACGACGGCCCCTACGGCGCCGAGGGATACCGCCTCGACAGCGGACCCGCCGGCATCACCCTCACCGCCGCCCGGCCCGCCGGGCTCTTCCACGGCGTGCAGACCCTGCGCCAGCTGCTGCCCGCCGCCGTCGAGGAGGACACCGTCCAGCCCGGCCCCTGGCCGGTCGCGGGCGGCACCATCCGCGACACCCCGCGCTACCCCTGGCGCGGCGCCATGCTCGACGTAGCCCGCCACTTCTTCACCGTCGACGAAGTCAAGCGGTACGTCGACCGGCTGGCGCTGTACAAGTTCAACAAGCTGCACCTGCACCTCAGCGACGACCAGGGCTGGCGCATCGCCGTCGACTCCTGGCCGCGCCTCGCCGAGTACGGCGGCTCCACCGAGGTCGGCGGCGGACCCGGCGGCCACTACACCAAGGAGCAGTACCGGGAGATCGTGCGCTACGCCGCCGCCCGCCATCTGGAGGTCGTACCGGAGATCGACATGCCCGGCCACACCCACGCGGCCCTCGCCTCGTACGCCGAGCTGAACTGCGACGGCGTTGCGCCCCCGCTCTACACCGGCACCGCCGTGGGCTTCAGCTCGCTGTGCGTGCCCAAGGAGGTGACGTACGACTTCGTGGACGACGTGATCCGGGAGCTGGCCGCCCTCACCCCCGGCCGGTACCTGCACATCGGCGGTGACGAGGCGCATTCCACCAGCCACGCCGACTACGCGCGCTTCATGGAGCGGGTGCAGCCGGTCGTCGCGCGGTACGGCAAGACCGTCGTCGGCTGGCACCAGCTGACCGGCGCGAGTCCGGCCCGGGGCGCGCTCGCCCAGTACTGGGGCCTGGACCGCACCAGCGACGAGGAGAAGGCCGAGGTGGCGAAGGCGGCGCGGAGCGGCACCGGGATCATCCTGTCGCCCGCCGACCGGGTCTACCTGGACATGAAGTACGACCGCACCACCCCGCTCGGCCTGTCCTGGGCCGGATACGTCGAGGTGAAGCGGTCCTACGACTGGGACCCGGGCAGCTACCTGCCGGGCGTGCCGCAGGACGCCGTCCGGGGTGTCGAGGCGCCGCTGTGGACGGAGACGATCGAGAACTCCGCACACATCGACCACATGGCCTTCCCCCGGCTGCCCGGCGTCGCCGAGCTGGGCTGGTCGCCGGCCGCCACCCACGACTGGGAGGACTACCGGACACGGCTCGCGGCGCAGGCGCCGCGCTGGGACGCGCTCGGCATCGGCTACCACAGGTCTCCGCAGGTCGACTGGCCCGCGGCATAG
- a CDS encoding IucA/IucC family siderophore biosynthesis protein, which yields MSLADAVAHLSPERWEQANRLLIRKALAEFAHERLITPERDGEEYVVRSDDGLTSYRFCAVRRALDHWQVDAASIARHRDGAELPLAALDFFVELKGALGLSDEILPVYLEEISSTLSGTCYKLTKEQIPSAELAGAGFQAIETGMTEGHPCFVANNGRLGFGIHEYLSYAPETASPVRLVWLAAHRSRAAFTAGVGIDYEDFFRQELGAETVERFHGVLRDKGLDPADYLLIPVHPWQWWNKLTVTFAAEVARQHLVCLGEGDDEYLAQQSIRTFFNTSHPEKHYVKTALSVINMGFMRGLSAAYMEATPAINDWLAQLIEGDPVLKSTGLTIIRERAAVGYRHLEYEKATDRYSPYRKMLAALWRESPVSSLRDGESLATMASLLHVDHAGASFAGALIARSGLAPTEWLRRYLRAYYTPLLHSFYAYDLVFMPHGENVILVLRDGVVERAIYKDIAEEICVMDPDAVLPPEVQRIRAEVPEDKKLLSIFTDVFDCFFRFLAANLATEGILAEDDFWRTVAEVTREYQEATPELADKFAQYDMFAPEFALSCLNRLQLRNNRQMVDLADPSGALQLVGTLKNPIAGF from the coding sequence GTGAGCCTCGCCGACGCCGTCGCCCACCTCTCCCCCGAGCGCTGGGAGCAGGCCAACCGCCTGCTCATCCGCAAGGCCCTCGCCGAGTTCGCCCACGAGCGGCTGATCACCCCCGAGCGGGACGGGGAGGAGTACGTCGTCCGCAGCGACGACGGCCTGACCTCCTACCGCTTTTGTGCCGTGCGCCGCGCCCTCGACCACTGGCAGGTGGACGCCGCCTCCATCGCCCGCCACCGCGACGGGGCCGAACTGCCGCTCGCCGCGCTGGACTTCTTCGTCGAGCTGAAGGGCGCCCTCGGCCTGAGCGACGAGATCCTGCCGGTCTACCTGGAGGAGATCTCCTCCACCCTCTCGGGCACCTGCTACAAGCTCACCAAGGAGCAGATCCCGTCGGCGGAGCTGGCGGGCGCCGGCTTCCAGGCGATCGAGACGGGGATGACCGAGGGCCACCCCTGCTTCGTCGCCAACAACGGCCGCCTCGGCTTCGGCATCCACGAGTACCTGTCGTACGCCCCGGAGACCGCGAGCCCCGTGCGCCTGGTGTGGCTGGCCGCGCACCGCTCGCGCGCCGCCTTCACGGCCGGCGTCGGCATCGACTACGAGGACTTCTTCCGCCAGGAGCTGGGCGCGGAGACCGTCGAGCGCTTCCACGGCGTCCTGCGCGACAAGGGCCTGGACCCGGCCGACTACCTGCTCATCCCGGTCCACCCCTGGCAGTGGTGGAACAAGCTGACCGTCACCTTCGCCGCCGAGGTCGCCCGGCAGCACCTGGTGTGCCTGGGCGAGGGCGACGACGAGTACCTGGCCCAGCAGTCCATCCGGACCTTCTTCAACACCAGCCACCCCGAGAAGCACTATGTGAAGACGGCGCTGTCCGTCATCAACATGGGCTTCATGCGCGGCCTGTCCGCCGCCTACATGGAGGCCACCCCGGCGATCAACGACTGGCTGGCCCAGCTGATCGAGGGCGACCCGGTGCTGAAGTCCACGGGCCTGACGATCATCCGCGAGCGGGCGGCCGTCGGCTACCGGCACCTGGAGTACGAGAAGGCCACCGACCGCTACTCGCCGTACCGCAAGATGCTCGCCGCGCTGTGGCGGGAGAGCCCGGTGTCCTCGCTGCGGGACGGCGAGTCCCTGGCGACGATGGCCTCCCTGCTGCACGTCGACCACGCGGGCGCCTCCTTCGCGGGCGCGCTGATCGCCCGCTCGGGCCTGGCCCCGACCGAGTGGCTGCGCCGCTACCTGCGGGCCTACTACACCCCGCTGCTGCACAGCTTCTACGCCTACGACCTGGTGTTCATGCCGCACGGCGAGAACGTGATCCTGGTGCTGAGGGACGGCGTGGTGGAGCGGGCGATCTACAAGGACATCGCCGAGGAGATCTGCGTCATGGACCCGGACGCGGTGCTGCCGCCGGAGGTCCAGCGGATCCGCGCCGAGGTCCCCGAGGACAAGAAGCTGCTGTCCATCTTCACGGACGTCTTCGACTGCTTCTTCCGCTTCCTCGCCGCGAACCTCGCCACCGAGGGGATCCTGGCGGAGGACGACTTCTGGCGCACGGTCGCCGAGGTCACCCGCGAGTACCAGGAGGCGACGCCCGAACTCGCCGACAAGTTCGCGCAGTACGACATGTTCGCCCCCGAGTTCGCGCTGTCCTGCCTGAACCGGCTCCAGCTGCGCAACAACCGGCAGATGGTCGACCTCGCGGACCCGTCCGGCGCGCTCCAGCTCGTCGGCACGCTGAAGAACCCGATCGCCGGGTTCTGA
- a CDS encoding DUF4429 domain-containing protein: MAEILQKDGTWVFDGDALRLTPGRDKNVGLLRRTLGELVVPLRALAGISFEQGRKSGRLRLRLRDGADPLLQATGGRLAEPHDPYQLVVEPDRYGVAEYFAEEVRNALLLDQVPAGPVTGYLLPGPAVPLSAAAGDGTASFDGERVRLEWNWKTEDAKAAAGTRVLPVEDILAVEWQPAAGLENGYLRFTVRNAPTKQPPKYDPNAVELWGFKKDPLMALVAAAVQARLPHPSAPAALSAPESADVAALPGPRPVPAEDDHDALLRRLRELGELHRSGVLTDDEFTMAKQAVLKRMQ; the protein is encoded by the coding sequence ATGGCGGAAATCCTTCAGAAGGACGGGACTTGGGTCTTCGACGGCGACGCCCTGCGGCTGACTCCCGGGCGGGACAAGAACGTCGGCCTGCTGCGCCGGACCCTCGGTGAACTCGTCGTCCCGCTCCGCGCCCTGGCGGGCATCTCCTTCGAGCAGGGCCGGAAGTCGGGACGGCTGCGGCTGCGGCTGCGCGACGGCGCCGACCCCCTGCTGCAGGCGACGGGCGGCCGTCTGGCCGAGCCTCACGACCCCTATCAGCTGGTCGTCGAGCCGGACCGGTACGGCGTGGCCGAGTACTTCGCCGAGGAGGTGCGCAACGCCCTGCTGCTGGACCAGGTGCCGGCCGGCCCGGTCACCGGGTATCTGCTGCCGGGCCCGGCCGTGCCGCTGTCCGCCGCCGCCGGGGACGGCACGGCGAGCTTCGACGGCGAGCGGGTCCGGCTGGAGTGGAACTGGAAGACGGAGGACGCGAAGGCCGCCGCCGGCACCCGGGTGCTGCCGGTCGAGGACATCCTGGCCGTGGAGTGGCAGCCGGCGGCCGGGCTGGAGAACGGCTACCTGCGCTTCACCGTGCGCAACGCCCCCACCAAGCAGCCGCCCAAGTACGACCCGAACGCGGTCGAGCTGTGGGGCTTCAAGAAGGACCCGCTGATGGCCCTGGTCGCGGCGGCCGTCCAGGCCCGCCTGCCGCACCCGTCGGCGCCCGCCGCCCTGTCCGCGCCCGAGTCCGCCGACGTCGCCGCGCTCCCCGGCCCGCGGCCCGTCCCGGCCGAGGACGACCACGACGCCCTGCTGCGCCGCCTGCGCGAACTGGGCGAGCTGCACCGCTCCGGGGTGCTCACGGACGACGAGTTCACGATGGCCAAGCAGGCGGTGCTCAAGCGCATGCAGTGA